The Vibrio aerogenes nucleotide sequence GCCAATGACAACATCTCTGACGTGAATATCTTTACTGACCGCACCGCAACTTCCCACACGGATAATTTTTTTCACACCAAAGTCTTTAATGAGCTCAGTCACATAAATTGAGCAGGAAGGAATTCCCATACCATGTCCCATGACAGAGACTTTCTTTCCTTTATAAGTGCCGGTGTAACCGAACATATTTCTGACATCACACACCTGAACGACATCTTCCAGAAAAGTCTCTGCGATAAACTTCGCTCTCAGCGGATCTCCGGGCATCAATACAACGTCTGCAAAGTCACCGGGTTCAGCATTGATATGAGGGGTTGCCATAATTATCTCCTATTCAAGTATTCTTCTTATCGCTTTAATCAGTATGAACCAGCATCTGAAGACGTTTTATCAGACATGCCAAGCGTTGAAAGCAAGCTATTTAACAGGCTGGATGCACCAAAGCGATAATGACGACGATCGACATTCTCTTTGCCCAGAACTTCATCCGCAATGGCCAGATAATGCGCTGCTTCTTCGGCAGTACGCACACCACCAGCAGCTTTAAAACCAACCTTATCAATCACACCAAGATCACGAATGACTTCCATCATCATTCTGGCGGATTCTGGCGTTGCATTCACAGGCACTTTACCAGTTGATGTCTTAATAAAATCAGCCCCGGCACGGATAGAAATTTCAGACGCTTTTTTGATCAGCGCTTCAGTTTGTAATTCACCTGATTCAATAATCACTTTCAGTAATTTGTCACCACAAACTGCTTTACACTGCTTCACCAGCTCGAAACCTGTATTTTCGTCTCCCGACATCAATGCCCGGTAAGGGAAAACCACATCAACTTCATCTGCACCTTTTTCAATCGCGTCACGTGTTTCAGAAACAGCAACATCGATATTATCATTCCCATGGGGAAAATTAGTGACAGTCGCTATCCGTATATCTGGCGTCCCCTGTTCAGACAATGCTTGTCTTGCAACAGATATAAATTGAGGATAAATACATACCGCTGCAGGCGTGCCTGCCGGTGTGTTTGCACTCTGACATAAAGCAATGACTTTCTCATTCGTATCATCATCATTTAGAGTTGTCAGATCCATTAACTGAAGTGCACGAATGGCTTCAGCGTTTATATCACTCATATAAAAAGCCTCTGTTACCGGATGAATAAATTCATCTCATTCAAATAAAAATGCCCCAAAGAATGCACTCCGGAGCATATAGAAGTATCATTTTCATTCTGACCAATATCAGATTGAAAGGAACAAGCCAGCGATTGTCGCCGCCATCAGGTTCGACAATGTCCCTGCAATAACCGCTTTAATTCCCATACGGGCAATATCGTGGCGGCGTCCAGGCGCCATACCACCCAGCCCGCCTAACAAAATAGCAATTGAAGACAAGTTCGCAAACCCACACAGAGCAAAAGAGATGATTGCAGAAGTTTTCTCTGACATCACCTGACCTGTAGAAGCGACAACCTGAGCATGCTCACCGATATAAGGAACAAAGTTAGAATAAGCAACAAACTCATTCAAAACAATTTTTTGCCCGATAAATGAGCCAGCCACTGTGGCTTCAGACCAGGGAACACCAATAATGAAAGCCAGCGGAGAAAATAACCAGCCCAGAAGACCATTCAGAGACAGCTCAGGCATGCCAAACCATCCCCCGATACCGCCCAAAATACCATTAAGCAAAGCAATCAATCCAATGAATGCCAGCAGCATTGCCCCGACATTCAATGCCAGTTGCATCCCTGTGGATGCGCCACCAGCTGCCGCATCGATAAAGTTTGATGGTCTTTCTTCATCAAAATCTTTTAATTCATCATTTACAGGCTTATCAACTTCGGGTTTCAGAATTTTTGCAAATAGTAATCCACCGGGTGCCGCCATAAATGAAGCGGCAATCAGATACTCCAGCGGAACACCCAGCTGGGCATAACCCGCCAGTACACTACCGGCAATCGACGCCAAACCACCACACATGATCGCAAATAGTTCGGACTCGGTCATCTTTGCGATGTAAGGACGCACAACCAGTGGCGCTTCAGTCTGGCCAACAAAGATATTTGCCGCTGCAGACATAGATTCTGCACGGGAAGTGCCCAGAGCTTTTTGCAGACCGCCACCAATAATTTTAATAATCCATGGCATCACACCAATGTAATAAAGCACGGCAATAAGGGAACAGAAAAAGACGATAGCCGGCAAAACCTGAAACGCAAAAATGAAGCCAATCCCATCGACTGAGAAATTAACCAGATTCCCAAACAGAAATTGTGTGCCATCTTTGCCATAGTTAATTACATGCTGAATACCATTGGTAATTCCTGCAAGAAGGTCACGCCCCCATGGGCTGTAAAGAACAAATGCACCCAGAAAAAACTGGATTGCAAAAGCGCCCCCGACCGTACGTAAATTAATCGCTTTACGATTTTCGGAGAGTAATACAGCGATGCCAAGCAATGCCACAATGCCAATCAGGCTCATTAGCAAACTCATAGTTAATTTGGTTCCTTAGCGGTTAATTAATAAGTAATGAATGAAGTGGAATTCATGTGGCAATTATACTGAGCAAAATAACGAAAAGTAATGATCAATCACGCTTTAATAGAAATCAAACATTTCATACATAAAAAAAAGAGAACTTAATCACACTGACAACATTGAAATCAAATTTGTTAAACAATATCATTTACAAAAATGCAACATCACCAAGATCATCCTCTCTAGTGATATTTTTACTATCAACCGCTGAACGGAATCAGCAAATATATTTGTATACAGATACTTTTTCTTGTTCCTGCTGGTCATTGAACGAAAAGAGCGGACGAGAATCATTAATGACAAATGCACCATTTTGGCGCTCACAAATGAAAGGACTCACAAAAAATGCAACAAAAATAAAACAATAAAAAAACACTTTATCCCATCTTTGTTGATTGTCTTTATAGAAATGACACTTAATTTGAAACACGTACTTTTTTTTTTGCAGGCAAACGATAAACTGATGGCGATAAAACCATACAACAGACGTCTCTCTTGATTTTTATCGGAAGACCTCTGAATCAGAATGACAACTTATAGGGATTTATAGTGTGAAAAAGTCCATCCTGAAACTATCTGCACTGACTTTAGCCATCACTTCATTTCACGTTTTTGCACAGGCAAAACCAGCCGTGATCTATGATACTGCCGGTAAATTTGATAAATCATTCAATGAAGCCGTTTATCGTGACGGTGTTCTGGCAATGAAGGAAAAAGAAGGGATAAAAGTCCGGGAATATGAACCTCAGAATGAAGCGCAACGCGAACAGGGTTTACGTCGTCTGGCTCAGCGGGGATACTCTCCGATTGTGGCGGTCGGTTTTAATATGTCTTCAGCAGTAGAAAAAGTTTCCGGTGAATTCCCGAAAATCCACTTTACGATTCTGGATATGGTTGTTGACAAGCCGAATGTTCAGTCCGTCGTATTTAAAGAGCATGAAGGCTCTTTCTTAGTTGGTGCACTGGCTGCTAAAGTTTCTAAAACAGGCACTATCGGCTTCGTTGGCGGTATGGATATTCCATTGATCCGTAAATTCGAATGCGGCTATGAGCAGGGCGCAAAGTATGCCAATCCTGACATTACTGTTTTACAAAATATGACCGGCTCAACCCCGGCAGCTTTCTCTGATCCGGCAAAAGGTTCAGAGCTGGCAAAATCACAATTCTCTAAAGGTGCTGATGTTGTTTATGCTGCTGCCGGTGGTACAGGTCTGGGCGTTTATCAGGCAGCTAAAGATGCAGGTAAATATGCAATCGGTGTGGATTCAAATCAAAACCACCTGCATCCGGGAACGATGCTGACATCCATGGTTAAAATGGTGGGCTCAGCAGCAAGAGACAGCTGGAATGAAGAAATCAAAGGCACCTGGAAACCGGGTATCAAAGTCCTGGGATTAAAAGAAAATGCCGTGGACTGGGCGTATGACAAATATAATAAGTCTCTGATCAGTGATGAGATGAAATCCTATATGGCAAGTCTGAAGAAAGACATTGTATCAGGCAAAATTAAGGTTCATGACTATATGTCAGATAACACCTGTAAGTACTGATGTCGCAGCAAACACTCTCTTTATAACAGAATTTCATCCACGAAATACTGTTGTAATCCGGATAAAAACTTAGTCAGGATTGAATACAAAAATAATATTAAATACGCCGCTGTCATCAGTGGCGTATTCTTATACAAATGAAGCAACACTGACTTTGTATCTTCGTTTATTTCGTATTTATTTGTTAATTCAGGAAGTCATCCCGTGGCCCAATCGCAACATTATGCTATTGAACTCAAGCACATAGATAAACGGTTTGGTAGTGTTCATGCCAACCAGGATATCGATTTACAGGTTCCCGCCGGAACCATCCATGGAATTATTGGGGAGAATGGTGCCGGCAAATCAACGCTGATGAGTATTATTTACGGCTTTTATCACCCTGATTCAGGCCAGATGCTCATTCATAATCAACCCTATCAACCTTCCAACTCTCAGGATGCTATTGCCGCGGGT carries:
- the deoC gene encoding deoxyribose-phosphate aldolase — encoded protein: MSDINAEAIRALQLMDLTTLNDDDTNEKVIALCQSANTPAGTPAAVCIYPQFISVARQALSEQGTPDIRIATVTNFPHGNDNIDVAVSETRDAIEKGADEVDVVFPYRALMSGDENTGFELVKQCKAVCGDKLLKVIIESGELQTEALIKKASEISIRAGADFIKTSTGKVPVNATPESARMMMEVIRDLGVIDKVGFKAAGGVRTAEEAAHYLAIADEVLGKENVDRRHYRFGASSLLNSLLSTLGMSDKTSSDAGSY
- a CDS encoding NupC/NupG family nucleoside CNT transporter: MSLLMSLIGIVALLGIAVLLSENRKAINLRTVGGAFAIQFFLGAFVLYSPWGRDLLAGITNGIQHVINYGKDGTQFLFGNLVNFSVDGIGFIFAFQVLPAIVFFCSLIAVLYYIGVMPWIIKIIGGGLQKALGTSRAESMSAAANIFVGQTEAPLVVRPYIAKMTESELFAIMCGGLASIAGSVLAGYAQLGVPLEYLIAASFMAAPGGLLFAKILKPEVDKPVNDELKDFDEERPSNFIDAAAGGASTGMQLALNVGAMLLAFIGLIALLNGILGGIGGWFGMPELSLNGLLGWLFSPLAFIIGVPWSEATVAGSFIGQKIVLNEFVAYSNFVPYIGEHAQVVASTGQVMSEKTSAIISFALCGFANLSSIAILLGGLGGMAPGRRHDIARMGIKAVIAGTLSNLMAATIAGLFLSI
- a CDS encoding BMP family lipoprotein; the encoded protein is MKKSILKLSALTLAITSFHVFAQAKPAVIYDTAGKFDKSFNEAVYRDGVLAMKEKEGIKVREYEPQNEAQREQGLRRLAQRGYSPIVAVGFNMSSAVEKVSGEFPKIHFTILDMVVDKPNVQSVVFKEHEGSFLVGALAAKVSKTGTIGFVGGMDIPLIRKFECGYEQGAKYANPDITVLQNMTGSTPAAFSDPAKGSELAKSQFSKGADVVYAAAGGTGLGVYQAAKDAGKYAIGVDSNQNHLHPGTMLTSMVKMVGSAARDSWNEEIKGTWKPGIKVLGLKENAVDWAYDKYNKSLISDEMKSYMASLKKDIVSGKIKVHDYMSDNTCKY